AACTCCCAGTCCACGGCGCTGGAGACAAGGACAGAACAACGTCCCCTTCTGGTCTAATGGCGTCAGGTCATGTTAGAGGCCGTGTCACCTGTGGGTCAGGATGTCCTGGAAGGGGATGAAGGTCTGAGTGAAGATGTTCAGTTCGTAGATGGTGGAGTTGATGCTGTAGAGACTCGGGCCGCGTTCCGGAACCTTCTGACTGTTGGCGACGGCCAGGAAGAACCTGCCGTGGATCTGGAACGTCTCCCAGTCCGTCGCTCCCACCGTCTGCAGAGACAACCCGGCCGTGGCGTTAGGTCCACGTCAGAAGGGGGCAGCGCCTTAAAGCACCTCCAGGCTGTTCACCTGAACACATCGAGGTCAGGTGGGTTCCTCCTGAGGTCAAACATTTATCCGAAAGATTTGTGAACCTTCTTTTAAGTTGTGGCGCCTCCTGCAGGCTCCAGGTGGCGCCAGCGGAGCTCACCTGAGCCTCCCCGTGAACGGCTGTTCACCTGGTGTGACTGTTTCTGTCAGAGGCTGCATTAAAGGCTTTAACGCGTCTTTATGTGGTTTGAAGACGCCATAAATGTCTCCTGACAGATGATCTGCCCTGATGGACGAGTCCTAACAACCTGCTGCTGGAAAGCCCCTCACACACcttctctgcaggtgtgtgtgtgtcattgacGACACGCCTCTGGTTTTTAATTGGAGGGTTTAGTTTCCTTTTTAATCGGAGCGTCATGACCTTTGATGGACGTTTCACTCGTCTCACGTGGACGTCTGTCTTCCTATTACTGCTGATGTCGATGTGACCTTTTCCTTGAGGACCGGACTGACCCCCTACAGGTAGACACTCACTTGTACAAGTAGAGACTCACCCTTACAGGTAGAGACTGACCCCCTACAGGTAGAGACTGACCCCCTACAGGTACAGACTGACCCCCTACAGGTACAGACTGACCCCCCACAGGTAGAGACTGACCCCCTACAGGTACAGACTGACCCCCTACAGGTACAGACTGACCCCCTACAGGTAGAGACCGATTCCCTACAGGTACAGACTGACCCCCTACAGGTAGAGACCGATTCCCTACAGGTACAGACTGACCCCCTACAGGTAGACACTCACCTGTACAGGTACAGACTCACCCCTACAGGTGGAGACTCGACTGACCCCCTCACCAGGTTTGCATACTATCGACTCAGGGAGACGCGCGTCACTGACCGGGATGCTCTGGAAGGCCTGGAAGCTTCCGTCCAGCCAGACGTAGATGGTGGAGCTGACGGTGGTGGTCCGACCGTCGAAGGTGTTGGCGACCACCAGGAAGTGGTACGGCCCAACGGAGAAGAACTCCCAGTCATACGCTCCAGAGGTGGACAGAGTCTGGTTCACTTCAAACAGCTGAAAGGTTCGGACAGAGGACAAGCAGCGTgaggacgggggacgggggacgggggacgggggacgggctGTGGGTCGTTACCTTGGTGATCTGGTTCCAGCGGTAGATCACACTGTCGATGTTGTGGTTGGAGTCTCTGGCTGAGGACACACAAGGACAGGTGAAGTCGTTGTAGCACACCGACCTGCCTGTTAATGGGGGACAGCGCCCCCCGGTGCGTGCCCCTTTAAGGCAGCGACGCCACCGTGCAGGTGCTGCCTCCACCGTTAACCCCTGACAGCGATGGTGGAGTCACCAAATCATTTGTTTGTTCATCTCAATGAATTCCTCCCTGATGTGTGGGAGAACGTGCGCTCTAACCGCCGCACACCTGCGCCTCGCTCTCTCATGAACAGCCTCCGCCCTTTCATCTTCTCACACAtgcagcaggtggaggtgtgTTTGAAGTTCATGGTTCAATCAAACGCTCCCACTAAAGACAGAGCGATGGGGAGATAGCGACTCTTTGAACCCACAGAGCGCACAGCATCTCAGGTGGGAAGCAGGTATCTCATTCTCCACTGGCTCCTCCCAGTCCTTTCATCTGATTCACATTATCGTATTTGTGTTGAACAAAAGCATCTGAAGGAAAGATTCTTTAGCAGGATCCCAAGTGGGCCGAACACAGAGCCTCTGGGGAACGCCGAGCcatttagcatgttagcctggCTTAGTTACAGCAGTGGGAGTTCACCTCTCCTGTGATTGGCTACCACCAGGAAGCTGTCATTGTGGATGTGAAAGGCCTCCCAGTCCACGGCGGAGTGAGTCTCCAACGTCTGGTGACGGAGgaaacgccgccgccgctgatTCCACCGATAGATGAAGGACAgctcaggctccgcctccttggAGTTCGCCACCACGAGGAAAATCTGATGGAGAAATAATGAAACTCCGTAGTGACATTTATTTCACcctgtggacctggaccgtttcaccgcgtggtcctggaccgtttcaccgcgtggacctggaccgtttcaccgcgtggtcctggaccgtttcaccgcgtggacctggaccgtttcaccgcgtggtcctggaccgtttcaccctgtggacctggaccgtttcaccgcgtggtcctggaccgtttcaccgcgtggtcctggaccgtttcaccgcgtggtcctggaccgtttcaccgcgtggtcctggaccgtttcaccgcgtggtcctggaccgtttcaccctgtggtcctggaccgtttcaccgtgtggacctggaccgtttcaccgcgtggtcctggaccgtttcaccgcgtggtcctggaccgtttcaccctgtggtcctggaccgtttcaccgtgtggacctggaccgtttcaccgcgtggtcctggaccgtttcaccgcgtggtcctggaccgtttcaccgcgtggtcctggaccgtttcaccgcgtggtcctggaccgtttcaccgtgtggacctggaccgtttcaccgcgtggtcctggaccgtttcaccgcgtggtcctggaccgtttcaccgcgtggacctggactgaaTGATGGGTTGAACCTGCAGTGACGGACTCACCTGGTCGTTGATGCTAAAGTGCTTCCAGGCTCGGGCCTCCTTCGTGCTGATGTTCTGGTAGATCTGAAACGACCCGCCTCTCCATTTGTAGATGCCCGAACCGGACCGAGAGTCCCTGCGGAACCAGGTGTGAGAGTTACCGTGGAAACGTGCAGACCCGGTGTCCCCCGGCAGTATTTCGGCACCTGTTGGCTGCAGCCATGAACAGGCCTTCAGACGGGATGGAGAAGAGCTCGATGTCGAAGGTCTCCGAGCTGGTGTAGAGGTCCTGGTAGTCCTCCACGTAGTCCAGGCGCTCCTTACCTGCACGGAGCAGAAACACACCTGTGGTACCGTAGCAGCAGGAGCCGTCCGCTTTGGGGGTTTACGGAGACTCactctgcagcagcgtcctccaCGTCCACCCGTCACAGAGCAGCAGGCCTCTGCTGCCAACGTCCAGCCACAGCTGGCCCTGTTCTGGTCCAGAACACGGGGGACGGGTTCCCAGAGTCACCCTGGCCTCCGCCTCTGGAAGGAAccgcctgtttgtttgtttgtctctcctGGCTTTGACTCGACGGTGTCTCCTTACCGTAGGGGTAATCCAGTCCTCGGCCGTCGGGCCTCAGGGGGGTTGACTTTAGGACCTGGGGGATGGAGAGTTCAGCCAggctggggtcagaggtcggacACAGTCTGGGCGTGGCATCTGAACCAGGAAGTAGAACCAGCTGCCGCAGTAAACCCTGAACAACAGACAGACATGTTGAACCAGATCTTCTGGTGGACCCTGAAGTCCTGATCCTGAAGACAGACTCACAGAGAAGCGTCCCCCCGTCCTCCGTCGGCCGCCCACGAAGAACCAGGACCCCCTGGTGCTCAGAGTGCTGGGGAAGGACCGCGCCTGTTTACTGGGAGAAGGACATCTGTCAAACACGGACCGTCAAAAACCAgtctggactggactggactgaacTGGACTGGTCTGAACTGGACTGAACTGGACTGAACtgaactggactggactggactggactggactggactgaacTGGACTGAACTGGACTGGTCTGAACTGGACTGGActagactggactggactggtctgaactggactggactggactgaactggactggactggactgatGTGACTCACAGCTCCAGAGGAAGTCCACAGTCAACGGTCAGCGTGGCGTGCGGCCC
This region of Brachionichthys hirsutus isolate HB-005 chromosome 12, CSIRO-AGI_Bhir_v1, whole genome shotgun sequence genomic DNA includes:
- the LOC137902531 gene encoding thrombospondin-type laminin G domain and EAR repeat-containing protein-like; its protein translation is MLACHFLLLTWVLLAARVRSQSWRPCTELLPLDLLARALPSPGQAPPSQVRMVQSRGSRGLRLAGTVAGFPASQIFTSCAYFPAEFSLVATVKVPRLRKKRKEFILSVVDEGSDSLVLGLCVSEARLQLLVGGRRLRRMRFEDVALDDNRWHTVVLAVTGPHATLTVDCGLPLELKQARSFPSTLSTRGSWFFVGGRRRTGGRFSGLLRQLVLLPGSDATPRLCPTSDPSLAELSIPQVLKSTPLRPDGRGLDYPYEAEARVTLGTRPPCSGPEQGQLWLDVGSRGLLLCDGWTWRTLLQSKERLDYVEDYQDLYTSSETFDIELFSIPSEGLFMAAANRDSRSGSGIYKWRGGSFQIYQNISTKEARAWKHFSINDQIFLVVANSKEAEPELSFIYRWNQRRRRFLRHQTLETHSAVDWEAFHIHNDSFLVVANHRRARDSNHNIDSVIYRWNQITKLFEVNQTLSTSGAYDWEFFSVGPYHFLVVANTFDGRTTTVSSTIYVWLDGSFQAFQSIPTVGATDWETFQIHGRFFLAVANSQKVPERGPSLYSINSTIYELNIFTQTFIPFQDILTHSAVDWEFFTVGDEKFLVVANSHDGSSYSLNSVVYRWQGYEGFVPVHSLPTFGCRDWEHFSTGEGAFLIYSSATSRLSKVFKLRTY